In a single window of the Nodularia sp. LEGE 06071 genome:
- a CDS encoding ATP-binding protein — protein sequence MQWSFPGKWILGGFSLTLLLMGVVTFASFKNTTEIQQGADRVQHTYQTLNTLTNFYAAMTAAESARRGYIFLGSSQDLKRHQNEVANMQTELKLLEEQIHPSLSQQQRFSQLNLLVNRRLALLEESIELYHTDQTALQIQNDITERSVKLREEMRPVIAEIKAEEQSYLRATLDKSHASIHFRIWIEILGTILSLAVISSLCVILNRQWIKHDQIESLKVSLAQQKEFSELKVRLFAMISHEFRTPLSIILLSSQLLSETLQELADERQFKNLYRIQSSAKLMNHLLTDILTLTRAEADKLDYTPQLINVENFCLNLVEDLQLFGATSHVIEFRNHGQCFRANIDEKLLYSILSNLLLNAIKYSFAGGHIYLILNSEAEYIVFQVIDEGIGIPPEEQPKIYELLYRCQNVENIVGIGLGLPVVKKCVERHQGEITMKSAVGVGTTFTVKIPHQNK from the coding sequence TCAAACTCTCAATACTTTGACAAATTTTTATGCGGCGATGACAGCAGCCGAATCAGCCCGGCGAGGATATATATTTTTAGGTAGCAGTCAAGATTTAAAGCGACATCAAAATGAAGTAGCAAATATGCAAACTGAACTCAAGCTGTTAGAGGAACAGATACATCCTAGTTTGAGTCAGCAACAGCGATTTTCACAGTTGAATTTATTAGTAAATCGAAGATTAGCTCTTTTAGAAGAATCTATAGAACTTTATCACACAGATCAAACTGCATTACAAATTCAAAATGATATTACTGAGCGTAGCGTTAAACTTAGAGAAGAAATGCGGCCAGTGATAGCAGAGATTAAAGCTGAAGAACAAAGTTATCTCAGAGCGACACTAGATAAATCTCATGCTAGTATTCATTTCAGAATTTGGATAGAAATACTGGGGACAATTTTGAGTCTTGCCGTTATTTCTAGTTTATGTGTTATTCTGAATCGTCAATGGATAAAACACGATCAAATTGAGTCTTTAAAAGTTTCTCTGGCTCAACAAAAAGAATTTAGTGAGTTAAAAGTTCGCTTGTTTGCGATGATTTCTCATGAATTTCGGACACCTTTGAGTATTATTTTGCTATCTTCGCAGTTGTTAAGTGAAACTCTGCAAGAATTGGCAGATGAGCGGCAATTTAAAAATCTCTACCGGATTCAGTCTTCAGCTAAATTAATGAATCATTTATTAACGGATATATTAACTTTAACCAGGGCTGAAGCCGATAAACTAGATTACACACCGCAATTGATTAATGTCGAAAATTTTTGTTTGAATTTGGTAGAAGATTTACAGCTTTTTGGTGCAACATCCCATGTCATAGAATTCAGGAATCATGGTCAGTGTTTCCGTGCGAATATAGATGAAAAGCTATTGTACTCTATTCTGAGTAATTTACTATTGAATGCTATTAAATATTCTTTTGCTGGTGGGCATATATATTTAATTTTAAATTCAGAAGCTGAATATATAGTTTTTCAAGTAATAGATGAAGGTATAGGTATTCCGCCAGAGGAACAACCAAAAATTTATGAGCTTTTATATCGTTGTCAAAATGTGGAAAATATTGTTGGTATTGGTTTGGGTTTACCTGTGGTGAAAAAATGTGTGGAACGACATCAAGGTGAAATTACGATGAAAAGTGCTGTAGGTGTGGGTACAACTTTTACGGTGAAGATTCCGCATCAGAATAAATAA
- a CDS encoding AAA-like domain-containing protein: MVDQYIFSGSLPENASTYVIREADTDLYAGLTAGKFCYVLNSRQSGKSSLRVRTMQRLRNDGVQCAAIDLSAGGIQNVPPEQWYADLIDTLIDSFEIDLDFGDWWEANQLNSLVTRFRKFLEEVLLVKVPENIVIFIDEIDSVLSLNFPTDDFFALIRACYNKRVDNPEYNRLTFCLLGVASPSNLIGDKQRTPFNIGQAISLKGFQLHEAEPLKKGFYGKFSNPQGIIQEILQWTGGQPFLTQKLCQFMVEESEQENPRSVEQVVRSRIIENWESQDEPEHLRTIQARILRDEQRAGYLLELYQQVRLSEEKSEVIADDTLEQSELQLSGLVVRQHGKLKIYNQIYREIFEINWIENQLQNLRPYSESFRFWVASGFVDDSRLLRGKALQEAEAWARDKNLSYQDKQFLAASKEKEIQQQIAAQEQEAALERERKDRDAAEQINKKLHQANKKAQGLIRRSYIIVIVTLIGASLIAVAAINSGKELINTQKELEDIIKSVADKKQILNLADKLSSADKNNLSDKIKILAEESDKMDDIGFKQALLHTSIALAYQHLGNKTEAEKALKRSTKFWEASKSYKEQKSLSNLELELNVFMLNFQGNLFKEENKQKARQFYTEAFTILQTYPELSSKILDSQVIESVHRSLIELLSTNTPTAELKPQVEQSLTKHLYAQLEYFLDAKNWEAANRQTERLMLNIAQREKEGDLDLDNINSFSCPDLQRIDQLWVNADNRFGFRVQKEIWISTKNRLGIKPQDWIGTDSSNYLQFAKKVGWWHDNVTLVEGGMSFGVGDGWVSFEKLIKFVVNSGGGRGSLPTFILGVKGSAYVDTYSPNQYAMQLLSLLALRLVKCNL; the protein is encoded by the coding sequence ATGGTTGACCAATACATATTCTCTGGAAGTCTACCTGAAAATGCCAGTACCTATGTTATCCGGGAAGCTGATACTGATTTGTATGCAGGACTGACAGCGGGAAAGTTTTGTTACGTATTGAATTCGCGCCAAAGTGGAAAATCGAGCTTGCGTGTGCGAACCATGCAGCGATTGAGAAATGATGGTGTACAGTGTGCTGCAATTGACCTTTCTGCTGGTGGTATTCAGAATGTCCCTCCTGAACAATGGTATGCGGATTTAATCGATACGCTCATTGATAGTTTTGAAATAGATTTAGATTTTGGTGATTGGTGGGAGGCGAATCAGTTAAATTCATTAGTCACGCGATTTCGCAAGTTTCTGGAAGAAGTATTACTTGTTAAAGTTCCAGAAAACATCGTTATTTTTATTGATGAAATCGATAGTGTCCTCAGTCTAAATTTTCCTACAGATGATTTTTTTGCTTTGATTCGTGCTTGTTATAACAAGCGTGTTGATAATCCTGAATACAATCGCCTCACTTTTTGTTTGTTGGGGGTCGCATCACCTAGCAATTTGATTGGAGATAAACAGCGTACTCCGTTTAATATTGGTCAGGCTATTTCCCTCAAGGGCTTTCAATTGCATGAAGCTGAACCATTAAAAAAGGGTTTCTACGGTAAATTTAGTAATCCCCAAGGGATAATACAAGAAATATTGCAGTGGACGGGGGGACAACCATTTTTGACTCAAAAGCTGTGTCAGTTCATGGTTGAGGAATCTGAACAAGAAAACCCTCGTTCTGTTGAACAAGTTGTCAGGTCACGGATTATTGAAAATTGGGAATCACAGGATGAACCTGAACATTTGCGAACCATTCAAGCCAGAATTCTCAGAGATGAACAACGGGCTGGATATTTATTAGAACTGTATCAGCAAGTCCGGCTGAGTGAGGAAAAATCTGAGGTAATAGCAGATGATACATTAGAGCAAAGTGAATTACAGCTTTCAGGCTTAGTTGTGAGACAGCATGGTAAGCTGAAAATTTATAACCAAATTTATCGGGAAATATTTGAAATAAATTGGATTGAAAATCAATTACAAAATCTGCGTCCATATTCTGAAAGTTTTCGTTTTTGGGTGGCTTCTGGGTTTGTTGATGACTCACGACTGCTGCGAGGAAAAGCATTACAAGAAGCTGAAGCATGGGCGAGAGATAAAAATTTAAGTTATCAGGATAAACAATTTTTAGCAGCGAGTAAAGAGAAAGAAATTCAGCAGCAGATTGCTGCTCAAGAACAAGAAGCTGCTTTGGAAAGAGAGAGGAAGGATAGGGACGCGGCAGAGCAGATAAACAAGAAACTTCATCAGGCTAATAAGAAAGCTCAAGGATTAATTCGTCGTAGTTATATTATTGTAATAGTGACATTAATAGGAGCATCTTTAATAGCTGTAGCAGCGATAAACTCTGGAAAAGAATTAATAAATACACAAAAAGAACTTGAGGACATAATAAAATCTGTAGCAGATAAAAAACAAATCTTAAATTTGGCAGATAAACTTTCATCCGCAGATAAAAACAATTTATCCGACAAAATTAAAATTTTAGCGGAAGAGTCTGATAAAATGGATGATATTGGATTTAAACAAGCATTACTACATACATCTATAGCATTAGCATATCAACATCTTGGAAATAAGACTGAGGCTGAAAAAGCCTTGAAGAGAAGTACGAAATTCTGGGAAGCATCAAAAAGTTATAAGGAACAAAAAAGCCTCTCAAATCTAGAATTAGAATTAAATGTATTCATGTTGAATTTTCAAGGTAATTTATTTAAAGAAGAAAATAAACAAAAAGCCAGACAATTTTATACTGAAGCATTCACAATTCTTCAAACATATCCTGAACTCAGTTCAAAAATTCTTGACAGTCAGGTTATTGAATCTGTTCATCGAAGTTTAATTGAACTACTCTCAACCAACACCCCAACAGCCGAACTTAAGCCGCAGGTTGAGCAATCTCTTACCAAACATTTATATGCTCAACTTGAATATTTTTTGGATGCTAAAAATTGGGAAGCAGCTAACCGACAAACAGAGCGACTCATGCTTAATATTGCCCAAAGAGAAAAAGAAGGAGATTTAGATTTAGACAACATTAATAGTTTCTCTTGTCCAGACCTACAGAGAATAGACCAGCTTTGGGTCAACGCAGACAACCGTTTTGGCTTTAGGGTGCAGAAGGAAATCTGGATTAGCACTAAGAATAGACTGGGGATAAAACCACAAGACTGGATAGGCACAGACTCTTCAAATTATTTACAGTTCGCCAAGAAAGTAGGATGGTGGCACGACAATGTCACTTTGGTCGAGGGGGGGATGTCGTTCGGCGTGGGGGACGGCTGGGTGAGTTTTGAGAAACTAATAAAGTTTGTTGTAAACTCAGGAGGAGGAAGGGGAAGCCTACCTACTTTCATTTTAGGAGTAAAAGGGTCAGCCTACGTAGATACCTATAGCCCGAACCAGTATGCGATGCAGCTTCTCAGCCTTCTCGCGTTGCGACTTGTAAAGTGTAACCTATAA
- a CDS encoding AAA-like domain-containing protein, whose protein sequence is MIIDNPIKRILLLSANPIGSKYLRLDEEMREIQEGLKRSKNREQYSIAIAQAVRYRDIHRAILEYEPQIIHFSGHGAGEEGLLFEDESGQVKFVDAEALAGLFQLFAEQVECVVLNACYSQYQAKEIAQHINYVVGMSQEIGDRAAIEFAVGFYDALGANKGYEFAYKLGCNLIRVAGIAENLTPQMIISENRQFSNEPNKLFENSTPKLDTTIYIERPPIEDKCYNAIIQPGALIRTKAPQKMGKTLLLENILDYARQQGYQTAKIDLQLADIEILANLKTFLQWLCVDVADSLDLEPQLDKYWQEVFGLNKNCTRYFQKYLLSVTDSPLVLAIDNFERLFDYPEIFPQFCLLMRGWYESAKQGDKIGNIWKKLRLIVVHSTEAYPALDTNHSPFNVGLAIDLPEFNRQQVANLAQQHELAGKLGEQGLSALMGMVGGHPYLVQQAITSLNSANAYQKCQQVTLEELLRLAPTEQGIFSDHLRQQLWHLQHNPQLELGYKKVVMTNTPVRLDTEIAFKLHSLGLVKLSNNDCIPSCDLYRQYFSNRLG, encoded by the coding sequence ATGATTATTGATAATCCCATTAAGAGAATACTACTTTTATCTGCCAATCCAATAGGCAGTAAATACCTGCGTCTAGATGAAGAAATGCGGGAAATCCAGGAGGGTTTAAAAAGATCAAAGAATCGAGAGCAATATTCAATAGCTATAGCACAAGCAGTACGTTATCGGGATATCCACAGAGCAATTTTAGAATACGAACCGCAGATCATTCACTTTTCTGGACATGGGGCTGGAGAAGAAGGTTTACTATTTGAAGATGAATCAGGTCAAGTAAAATTCGTTGATGCCGAAGCATTAGCAGGGTTGTTCCAACTATTTGCTGAACAAGTAGAGTGTGTAGTTTTAAATGCCTGCTATTCCCAATATCAAGCCAAAGAAATAGCACAACATATTAATTATGTTGTAGGCATGAGCCAAGAAATTGGTGATAGAGCCGCAATTGAATTTGCAGTGGGTTTCTATGATGCTTTGGGTGCAAATAAAGGTTATGAGTTTGCTTATAAATTAGGTTGTAACCTGATTCGAGTGGCAGGGATAGCCGAAAACTTGACACCTCAAATGATCATCTCTGAAAATCGCCAATTCTCAAATGAACCAAACAAATTATTTGAAAATTCAACACCAAAATTAGACACAACTATATATATTGAACGTCCGCCTATTGAAGATAAATGCTATAACGCAATTATCCAACCAGGGGCGTTAATTCGCACTAAAGCCCCGCAAAAGATGGGCAAGACATTACTGTTAGAAAATATCCTAGATTATGCGAGACAACAGGGTTATCAAACTGCGAAAATAGATTTACAACTGGCTGATATTGAGATTTTGGCTAACTTAAAAACATTCTTGCAGTGGTTGTGTGTTGATGTGGCTGACAGTTTAGACCTAGAACCTCAACTGGATAAATATTGGCAAGAAGTTTTTGGATTGAATAAAAACTGTACGCGTTATTTTCAGAAATATTTATTATCCGTTACTGACAGTCCCTTAGTTTTAGCCATAGACAATTTTGAAAGACTGTTTGATTATCCTGAAATATTTCCCCAATTCTGCTTATTAATGCGTGGGTGGTATGAATCAGCGAAACAAGGAGACAAGATTGGTAATATTTGGAAAAAACTGCGGTTAATAGTAGTTCACTCTACTGAAGCTTATCCTGCCCTAGACACTAATCACTCCCCGTTTAATGTGGGGTTAGCAATTGATTTACCCGAATTTAATCGGCAACAAGTGGCAAATCTCGCCCAGCAGCACGAATTGGCAGGAAAATTAGGAGAACAAGGTTTAAGTGCGTTAATGGGGATGGTAGGGGGACATCCTTATTTAGTACAACAGGCGATAACTTCGTTAAACTCCGCTAACGCATACCAGAAATGTCAACAAGTGACCCTAGAAGAACTGTTAAGGCTAGCACCAACAGAACAGGGAATTTTCAGCGACCACCTGCGACAACAACTGTGGCATTTACAACATAATCCCCAGCTTGAGTTAGGGTATAAAAAAGTAGTAATGACAAATACACCTGTGAGGCTAGATACTGAAATTGCATTCAAATTGCATAGTTTGGGATTAGTCAAACTTTCCAATAATGATTGCATTCCTAGTTGTGATTTATATCGTCAGTATTTCTCAAATCGTTTGGGGTAG
- a CDS encoding PRC-barrel domain-containing protein gives MSTPSQVLKHSELIKRLVLDRETVEEVGRVSRFLLDNQAQRLLGFTCKSGLLGNKQKTFAWREIVAIGADSVIVSHRDDHTSEITESVNPVVGSEIWTDSGNKVGKIIDLLFHSETGYVVNYLFSPNGWQGLMEGTYLLAPIMISSVGDKRVIVLEKAVQNPQKYTEGLSGKISQATEYLQQDYERTKQDFESVKQGSQKAVDQVKGSEKISQATEFLQQDYEKTKQHLESLKQGSQKAINQMKEGDDRTNTEKVEVNPSEAETKLQSDRPKFSPESGKFSDGI, from the coding sequence ATGTCTACGCCATCTCAAGTTTTAAAGCACAGTGAGTTGATCAAACGTTTAGTGCTTGACCGTGAAACAGTGGAAGAAGTTGGTCGTGTGTCACGGTTTTTACTAGATAATCAGGCACAAAGACTTTTGGGCTTTACCTGTAAATCAGGATTGCTGGGTAATAAGCAAAAAACCTTCGCCTGGAGGGAAATTGTGGCCATTGGAGCCGATAGCGTTATAGTCAGTCATCGGGATGATCACACCTCCGAAATTACCGAATCTGTTAACCCGGTGGTGGGGAGTGAAATTTGGACGGATAGTGGTAACAAAGTCGGAAAAATCATCGACTTGCTATTCCATTCAGAAACAGGATATGTAGTTAACTATCTATTCTCTCCTAATGGTTGGCAGGGGTTAATGGAAGGTACATATTTACTTGCGCCAATTATGATTTCCAGTGTAGGCGATAAGCGCGTTATTGTCTTAGAGAAAGCTGTGCAAAATCCCCAGAAATACACTGAAGGATTGAGTGGAAAAATTAGTCAAGCTACTGAATATCTTCAACAAGACTATGAACGAACTAAACAGGATTTTGAATCTGTAAAACAAGGTTCCCAGAAAGCTGTTGATCAGGTGAAAGGCAGTGAAAAAATCAGTCAAGCCACTGAATTTCTGCAACAAGACTATGAAAAAACCAAACAACATCTTGAGTCTTTAAAACAAGGTTCTCAAAAAGCTATTAATCAGATGAAAGAGGGCGACGATCGCACAAACACCGAGAAAGTAGAAGTAAATCCTTCTGAGGCTGAGACTAAGTTGCAGTCAGATCGACCGAAATTCAGTCCTGAAAGTGGTAAGTTCTCAGATGGAATATGA
- a CDS encoding lipopolysaccharide assembly protein LapA domain-containing protein: MQIFSIIAVFVALLAVVFAFQNAVTISVTFFDVNFEASLAIVLILTLGIGIIIGLLVSIPSIVHRNSRISKYKGKVVELENESNGYLETITHQRQRIENLERHITLKDNQ; encoded by the coding sequence ATGCAGATATTTTCCATTATTGCCGTTTTCGTAGCCTTATTAGCTGTAGTGTTTGCATTTCAAAATGCTGTCACCATCAGCGTTACATTTTTCGATGTGAATTTTGAGGCTTCACTCGCGATTGTCCTCATCTTGACTCTGGGTATAGGCATTATCATCGGCTTATTGGTGTCGATTCCGAGTATAGTTCACCGCAATTCACGGATTTCTAAATATAAGGGAAAAGTTGTAGAACTAGAGAATGAATCGAATGGATATTTAGAGACAATCACTCATCAGCGCCAAAGAATTGAAAACCTGGAAAGGCATATAACTTTAAAGGATAATCAATAA
- a CDS encoding HAD-IC family P-type ATPase yields MIQAIHTRVKGRARYKVNQLERSPSLARYLERSLAKNPEILSVSANSLTSNILVCFQSKNSWQNIGFLIDQAVRDYQENSSLSQTKKFPQSFINQNPQEQKSDNWHLITADQVIDTFNTSQTSGLSSQSATINLTAYGANVLSAIPTRSSGNILIDQFKSLPVALLGAAAGIALLTGGVIDAVVIMGVVGLNAVIGYVTESQSAKIIQSLKNQEQILTWVIRESQQIEIPTENVVVGDILWLKSGIYIAADARLIAADNLSVDESALTGESIPTTKTTAPLSGENIPLADRLNMVYKGTFVTGGQGLAAVVATGKFTEMGKIQQLVNESTSTDTPLERQLDQVGSQLVLIGMGICSLVFGLGVLRGYGLLAMMQSSISLAVAAVPEGLPTIATTTLALGIREMRKNNVLVRSLSAVEALGSVQTICLDKTGTITENKMLVVEIRTTTQKITVGEKNINLYTNDELLKLIHISILCNESEISQQDNGEYVVTGSPTENALIHLAISAGVDVRQLRQKYELLETNLRSENRNLMSTIHEIDDRHKLIAVKGNPAEMIEICQWWMKNGQVVPLTAENRRAIAMENHSLAGKALRVLGVAYSHIDHHDNGNNHETDLIWLGLVAMKDPIRVGVKKLIGEFHQAGIETVMMTGDQSSTAYAIAKELELSRNDQLEILDATNLDHLTPEELTAISDKVNVFARISPSNKLQIVQALQAAGKVVAMTGDGINDAPALKAAQVGVAMGKGGTDVAREVADIVLEDDRLETMIIAVSRGRTIYNNIRKSVHFLLATNLSEIMVMTIATAAGLGEPLNAIQLLWLNLVTDIFPGLSLAMEAPEPDVLSQPPRNPDEPIIKNSDFGRIIFESATISVSTLAAYSYAILRYGIGARASTVACMTLTTAQLLHTMSCRSENHSIFSQEKLPNNPYLNVAITGSFAVQILAIAIPPLRKLLKITPMSMVDTAVIGSGALLAFLLNEATKIGDEKKKADIPHSSPPRLCASA; encoded by the coding sequence GTGATTCAAGCAATACACACGAGAGTTAAAGGGAGAGCCAGATACAAGGTTAATCAACTTGAGCGTTCACCATCTTTAGCAAGATATTTGGAGCGATCGCTTGCCAAAAATCCAGAAATATTATCTGTTTCTGCTAATTCATTAACGAGTAATATTTTAGTTTGTTTTCAATCTAAAAATAGCTGGCAAAATATCGGCTTCTTAATTGATCAAGCTGTCAGAGATTATCAGGAAAACTCTAGTTTATCTCAAACTAAAAAATTTCCCCAATCTTTCATAAATCAGAATCCCCAAGAGCAAAAAAGCGATAATTGGCATTTAATTACAGCAGATCAAGTTATAGATACATTCAATACTTCCCAAACATCAGGATTATCGAGTCAGTCTGCCACCATAAATTTGACTGCATATGGTGCTAATGTTTTATCTGCAATCCCAACACGGTCTTCTGGCAATATTTTAATTGACCAGTTTAAATCTCTGCCAGTTGCTTTACTGGGGGCGGCGGCAGGAATTGCCCTTCTGACTGGCGGTGTAATCGATGCTGTGGTGATCATGGGTGTTGTTGGTCTGAATGCAGTTATTGGATACGTCACAGAAAGCCAATCAGCAAAAATAATTCAATCTCTCAAAAATCAAGAGCAAATATTAACTTGGGTAATTAGAGAAAGTCAGCAGATTGAAATCCCTACAGAAAATGTGGTTGTAGGAGATATTTTATGGCTTAAATCTGGTATTTATATAGCAGCAGATGCCCGACTGATCGCAGCGGATAACTTGAGTGTTGACGAATCAGCCCTGACTGGCGAAAGTATCCCCACTACAAAAACTACTGCGCCTCTATCTGGTGAAAATATTCCCTTAGCTGACCGCCTGAATATGGTCTATAAGGGGACTTTTGTCACTGGCGGTCAAGGACTGGCTGCGGTGGTAGCCACAGGTAAATTTACAGAAATGGGCAAAATCCAACAACTTGTAAATGAGTCTACCTCTACAGATACTCCCCTAGAAAGACAACTAGATCAGGTAGGAAGTCAACTGGTGTTAATCGGGATGGGAATTTGCAGCTTGGTCTTTGGTTTGGGAGTGCTGCGGGGATATGGTTTATTGGCAATGATGCAATCATCTATATCCTTAGCAGTAGCTGCGGTTCCAGAAGGGTTACCCACAATTGCTACTACAACCCTAGCTTTAGGTATTCGAGAGATGAGGAAGAATAATGTCCTCGTTCGCAGTCTTAGCGCGGTGGAAGCTTTGGGTTCTGTACAAACAATTTGCCTGGATAAAACTGGGACAATTACCGAAAATAAAATGTTAGTGGTGGAAATACGGACAACCACCCAAAAAATTACTGTGGGGGAAAAGAATATTAATCTCTACACCAACGATGAACTGTTAAAGCTGATTCATATATCAATTCTCTGCAACGAAAGTGAAATCAGTCAACAGGATAATGGTGAGTATGTGGTTACAGGTTCGCCAACGGAAAATGCTTTGATTCATTTGGCAATTAGCGCTGGGGTTGATGTCAGACAACTGAGACAAAAGTATGAACTGCTAGAAACCAACCTGCGAAGCGAAAACCGTAACCTCATGAGTACAATTCATGAGATTGACGATCGCCACAAATTGATTGCAGTCAAAGGTAACCCCGCCGAAATGATTGAGATATGTCAATGGTGGATGAAAAATGGCCAAGTTGTGCCTTTAACAGCAGAAAACAGGCGGGCGATCGCAATGGAAAACCATTCCTTAGCAGGAAAAGCACTGCGAGTCTTGGGGGTAGCTTACAGCCATATTGATCATCATGACAACGGTAATAATCATGAAACAGACCTGATCTGGCTGGGTTTGGTGGCGATGAAAGACCCAATTAGAGTTGGGGTGAAAAAATTGATTGGGGAGTTTCATCAAGCTGGAATTGAAACGGTGATGATGACCGGAGATCAAAGTTCCACTGCTTATGCGATCGCTAAAGAATTAGAATTGAGTCGCAATGACCAACTAGAAATTCTCGACGCTACTAACCTTGATCATCTCACGCCAGAGGAACTGACAGCAATCAGCGACAAAGTGAACGTTTTTGCCCGCATCAGTCCTAGTAATAAACTGCAAATTGTCCAGGCTTTGCAAGCAGCTGGAAAAGTTGTGGCCATGACCGGTGATGGAATTAATGATGCACCAGCACTGAAGGCGGCACAAGTGGGCGTTGCGATGGGTAAAGGTGGAACCGATGTGGCGCGAGAAGTTGCAGATATTGTCCTCGAAGATGACAGACTAGAAACCATGATCATTGCTGTCAGTCGGGGGCGGACTATTTATAACAATATTAGAAAATCTGTGCATTTCCTCCTCGCCACCAACCTCAGCGAAATCATGGTGATGACCATTGCTACAGCTGCTGGTTTAGGTGAACCCTTGAATGCGATTCAACTGCTGTGGCTAAATTTAGTCACCGATATTTTCCCTGGTTTGTCCCTGGCGATGGAAGCACCAGAACCTGATGTCTTGAGTCAACCACCCCGCAATCCTGATGAACCAATCATCAAAAACTCCGATTTTGGCAGAATTATTTTTGAGTCAGCCACAATATCCGTCAGTACCCTAGCAGCATACAGTTATGCCATCCTCCGATATGGCATAGGGGCGCGCGCCAGCACTGTTGCTTGTATGACCCTAACAACTGCCCAACTGCTGCATACCATGAGTTGCCGTTCCGAAAACCACAGCATATTTAGTCAAGAGAAACTACCAAATAATCCTTACTTAAATGTTGCTATTACAGGTTCTTTTGCCGTCCAAATCTTAGCTATAGCCATCCCACCGCTGAGGAAACTTTTAAAGATCACCCCTATGAGTATGGTAGATACTGCTGTTATCGGAAGTGGTGCTTTATTAGCCTTCCTCCTCAACGAAGCCACAAAAATTGGTGATGAAAAGAAAAAAGCAGATATCCCTCACTCTTCTCCTCCGCGCCTCTGCGCCTCTGCGTGA
- a CDS encoding pyridoxamine 5'-phosphate oxidase family protein yields MTTSTDHEQKIQQLRELIADIHCGMLTTIDQNSRLHSCPMYKSGDISDHGDGAIWFFTSANTQKADDIKRNQQVNVSFTSADQQRYVSVSGTAELIKDRNQMQQQWQPELQTWLPKGLDEPNLVLLKVNIHKVDYWDSPSSIHPQTIGL; encoded by the coding sequence ATGACAACTTCTACAGACCACGAACAAAAAATTCAGCAGCTACGTGAACTAATTGCAGACATTCACTGTGGGATGTTAACCACAATTGATCAAAATAGCCGCTTGCACAGTTGTCCCATGTACAAAAGTGGCGATATTAGCGATCATGGCGATGGTGCAATCTGGTTCTTTACCTCCGCCAATACTCAAAAGGCGGATGATATTAAACGCAATCAGCAGGTAAACGTTAGTTTCACCTCAGCAGACCAGCAGCGATATGTTTCCGTATCTGGTACAGCAGAACTAATTAAAGACCGTAACCAGATGCAACAACAATGGCAACCAGAACTTCAGACCTGGTTACCCAAAGGACTAGATGAACCTAATCTGGTTTTGCTGAAAGTGAATATTCACAAAGTTGATTATTGGGATAGTCCATCCAGCATTCACCCCCAAACCATTGGACTTTAA
- a CDS encoding HPF/RaiA family ribosome-associated protein yields the protein MKIPPEITYRNIEKTNAIDTLVHEKIAKLENVCDRISSCHIAIEKIHDRPRSGSPYRVRIDLTVPPGHELVAERNPAESNQYDPLDAVIRDAFNAARQQLVKLNQRQHESDAYGGKLRAHNQEEAQETTALVTKLFKDRGYGFLKTLDGQEIYFHRNSVIHHDFERLEIGTAVHFSFVEGEEGPQASTVKIVDKPGVRAGKSEQTMIEPPLGWKE from the coding sequence ATGAAAATACCACCAGAAATTACTTATCGAAATATCGAGAAAACAAATGCCATTGATACCCTAGTTCATGAAAAAATCGCCAAACTAGAGAATGTTTGCGATCGCATCAGTAGCTGCCATATTGCCATTGAAAAGATACATGATCGCCCCCGGAGTGGTTCACCTTACCGCGTGCGGATTGATCTGACTGTACCGCCCGGTCACGAACTTGTGGCAGAAAGAAATCCGGCAGAAAGTAACCAATACGACCCTCTAGATGCGGTGATTCGGGATGCTTTTAATGCAGCTCGTCAGCAACTAGTCAAACTGAACCAACGGCAACATGAAAGCGATGCCTACGGCGGCAAGCTACGCGCTCACAATCAAGAAGAAGCGCAGGAAACAACGGCACTAGTCACCAAACTATTTAAAGATCGGGGCTATGGCTTCTTGAAAACTTTGGACGGTCAGGAAATCTACTTCCACCGTAACAGTGTGATCCATCATGACTTTGAACGCTTAGAAATTGGTACAGCTGTACATTTTTCCTTTGTTGAAGGCGAAGAAGGCCCCCAAGCTAGCACCGTCAAAATTGTTGATAAGCCAGGTGTTCGGGCTGGTAAGTCGGAGCAGACCATGATTGAACCGCCATTGGGCTGGAAGGAATAA